From the Bacillus tuaregi genome, one window contains:
- a CDS encoding ABC transporter permease, with product MRLAIKRIVFFAALFGVWELIVRVFDIPKVMMPSPTDVVLSLKESLADGSLFQDLGASFTRLLIGLMIALVIGVLLGILLAKSKTADETLGALILSLQSIPSIVWLPLAIMWFGLNEKSVIFIVVLGAAIVMTINMRTGIKNVAPLYIKAAQTMGSGGIDLFVRVVFPASIPYAVTGLRLAWAFAWRALMAGELLSTGPGLGYTLKYASDFGRMDMVMAIMVVIGIIGVTVDLLIFQRIEKRVMAKWGLEQAA from the coding sequence ATGCGTCTAGCTATTAAACGAATTGTATTCTTTGCAGCTTTATTTGGAGTTTGGGAGCTGATTGTCAGAGTTTTTGATATTCCCAAAGTAATGATGCCATCTCCGACTGATGTAGTACTGAGCCTAAAGGAAAGTTTGGCAGACGGGTCATTATTTCAGGACTTAGGAGCAAGCTTTACGCGTTTATTAATTGGGTTAATGATTGCCCTTGTCATTGGAGTTTTGCTAGGAATTCTGCTTGCTAAGTCCAAAACGGCAGATGAAACACTTGGTGCCCTAATCTTGTCTCTGCAAAGTATTCCGAGTATTGTCTGGCTTCCTCTTGCTATTATGTGGTTTGGACTTAATGAGAAATCGGTCATTTTTATCGTTGTATTGGGTGCTGCTATCGTGATGACAATCAATATGAGAACCGGGATTAAGAATGTGGCCCCGCTCTATATTAAGGCAGCCCAAACAATGGGTTCGGGTGGGATTGACTTATTTGTCCGAGTTGTTTTTCCAGCATCGATTCCTTATGCAGTTACTGGACTTCGACTGGCCTGGGCATTTGCCTGGCGTGCACTTATGGCGGGAGAATTGTTAAGCACAGGTCCGGGTCTTGGTTACACATTAAAATACGCTTCGGATTTTGGACGAATGGATATGGTTATGGCGATTATGGTCGTAATTGGAATTATAGGTGTAACAGTAGATTTACTCATCTTTCAAAGGATTGAAAAGCGTGTCATGGCCAAATGGGGTCTTGAACAGGCAGCGTAA
- a CDS encoding ABC transporter substrate-binding protein, translating to MKKWFLSVFIILAVGLLAACGGSDESSKGESGKDKVVIGYFPNIDHVPAMVAREKGYYEKALGENIEIEYKTFPDGGTFMTALKSGDIDAGLVGPAPVMNNFTNGANVKVLAGASSGGTVVVASEKSGINSLEDIEGKTFITPGIGCTHDVQFETFLMDLGMDKLASSRIGGSLKHVTGNPAQYQGMFESGQVDLAAVPEPWASTLILAGAKEIVSTDDIAYGHTLPNTVLAANGKLVKENKEIAEALVKAQQEAVDFINNNKEEAQTIAIQAIKDLTKQELDKDLVAKAMERINYTTEINEEVLQQFAHSSFELEFLKESPELAGLVDTSFLN from the coding sequence ATGAAAAAGTGGTTTTTATCTGTATTTATAATATTAGCTGTTGGATTACTTGCAGCTTGCGGCGGCTCTGATGAAAGTTCAAAAGGAGAGTCAGGAAAAGATAAGGTTGTTATCGGTTATTTTCCAAATATTGATCACGTACCTGCGATGGTTGCCCGTGAAAAGGGCTACTATGAAAAAGCATTAGGTGAGAATATTGAAATTGAATACAAAACCTTTCCTGATGGTGGTACGTTTATGACGGCTTTAAAATCTGGTGATATTGATGCTGGTTTAGTTGGACCTGCTCCTGTCATGAATAACTTTACGAATGGAGCAAATGTGAAGGTCCTTGCAGGTGCATCTTCAGGTGGTACGGTTGTGGTAGCAAGTGAGAAAAGTGGAATTAATAGTTTAGAAGATATTGAGGGTAAAACATTTATTACTCCTGGTATTGGTTGTACACATGATGTTCAATTTGAAACCTTTTTAATGGACTTAGGAATGGATAAGCTTGCTTCATCGCGTATCGGTGGGTCTTTAAAGCATGTCACTGGAAACCCTGCTCAGTATCAAGGAATGTTTGAATCTGGTCAGGTTGATTTAGCGGCTGTCCCAGAACCGTGGGCATCGACTTTAATCCTAGCCGGAGCAAAAGAAATCGTAAGCACAGATGACATTGCCTATGGCCATACACTACCAAACACCGTATTAGCGGCAAACGGAAAGCTTGTAAAAGAAAATAAAGAGATTGCTGAAGCACTAGTAAAGGCACAGCAGGAGGCAGTTGATTTTATCAATAATAATAAAGAAGAAGCACAAACGATTGCGATTCAAGCCATTAAAGATTTAACAAAGCAAGAGCTTGACAAAGACCTTGTTGCAAAGGCAATGGAACGTATTAATTACACGACTGAAATTAATGAAGAAGTTTTACAGCAATTTGCACACTCTTCTTTTGAATTAGAATTTCTTAAGGAATCACCTGAATTGGCGGGCTTAGTAGATACCTCATTTTTAAATTAA